Proteins found in one Kwoniella shivajii chromosome 4, complete sequence genomic segment:
- a CDS encoding histone chaperone ASF1 — MVNIRNIELVNNPAKFDDPYHFRIKFEAIAPLAEDLDWRLIYVGSATSEEFDQELDNCSVGPIPAGINAFDFQAPAPAHHLLPSIESEEILGVTVIIITASYREKEFVRVGYYVNTYYEEEEWKENPPSTVQWDKLYRNVLVEKPKVTRFQNPWDSAPQTSPFDSASTLGNNGNGADLPSSSGNPEMFSAPLPPPVTKAAAVSGGEDVEMA; from the exons ATG GTCAATATACGAAATATAGAATTGGTGAATAACCCAGCAAAATTCGATGACCCATATCACTTCAGAATCAAATTTGAAGCCATAGCACCTCTAGCAGAAG ATCTTGATTGGAGACTGATATATGTCGGTTCAGCGACTTCAGAGGAGTTTGATCAGGAGTTGGATAATTGTTCGG TCGGACCCATACCTGCAGGAATAAACGCTTTCGATTTCCAAGCTCCAGCACCAGCACATCACTTACTTCCGTCAATCGAATCAGAAGAGATATTAGGTGTAACAGTCATCATTATAACGGCATCATATCGTGAAAAAGAATTTGTCAGGGTTGGATACTATGTGAATACATATtacgaggaagaagaatggaaagaaaatcCACCAAGTACAGTTCAATGGGATAAGCTGTATAGAAATGTTTTGGTTGAAAAACCAAAAGTGACGAG ATTCCAAAATCCATGGGATTCAGCACCTCAAACATCACCATTTGATTCGGCATCGACTCTTGGCAATAACGGGAATGGTGCAgatcttccttcatcatctggtaATCCCGAAATGTTCTCTGCACCATTACCTCCACCAGTGACGAAAGCAGCGGCTGTATCAGGCggtgaagatgtagagatgGCATAG
- a CDS encoding N2,N2-dimethylguanosine tRNA methyltransferase: MSSSTSTLSNTTDPTPDIPYTVPLPTGTPKDHTTHTESTTTIFLPKAGAFLNPVQHYNRDMSVAVIRAWNELRKEELEARFRSKLEKRGGLPKKKSKSKKKAGVEEVKEHKVAEESAADAQAEEGPPVMTGEESVAGPSTERKFRPPSINILEALAATGLRSIRYAKEIPNVKYVLANDLSPSACEAMRRNVEFNGVGEDSLRVRTSLQPAQDADGSAEERSAADTVEVKKEQPLGDEESKAEPQEVVEAEEGVEPKDRVGRRPDCRGRVKINEGDACAFMYSHRSPVGPSSRVDVVDLDPYGTAAPFIDAALGCISDGGLLAITCTDLAVLAGQQYPEKCYSNYGGVNVHAEYTHEAALRLVLHSIATCAARYGRYITPLLSFSIDFYVRLFIRVDTRPEQVKRLASNTGVVYTCNFCETPVIQPFGRIIEKESGKGVKMNSFKTHAGPTATDGSHCVECGGTMHLGGPLWLGPIQDPIFAKRVMNDISSQEKEYKTYSRMLGMLSLAAQELPDPFFFTANRIGKSVHMSSIPLTKILSALLNGGYKISRSHAQAGAIKTNAPRSFIYDIMREQAKVTPIRIDKISEGSPARKLISKPMTHTIDFTPHPDASLERTGKETFYQINPLPNWGPAPKAKSIQVTVTDNEGKRKVQEIEVAEGEEVEVSVKRTKTGNESAEAIDVDLQAEEKVDGGKIQKEEEMMNV; the protein is encoded by the exons ATGtcctcttcaacttcaactcTCTCAAACACTACTGATCCAACTCCGGATATACCATATACCGTGCCTCTCCCCACTGGTACACCCAAAGATCACACCACTCACACAGAATCAACCACTACAATATTCTTACCTAAAGCAGGAGCTTTCTTGAATCCCGTTCAACATTATAATAGGGATATGAGCGTTGCTGTCATCAGAGCTTGGaatgaattgagaaaagaagaattggaagcCAGATTCAGATCTAAATTGGAGAAAAGAGGTGGATTaccgaaaaagaaaagtaaatCGAAGAAAAAGGCTGGAGTAGAGGAAGTAAAAGAGCACAAAG TAGCTGAAGAATCTGCAGCAGATGCCCAAGCTGAGGAAGGACCACCAGTGATGACCGGAGAAGAATCTGTAGCTGGACCCTCAACAGAG CGCAAGTTCAGACCACCATCCATAAATATTCTAGAAGCTCTTGCTGCGACCGGATTACGTTCAATCAGATATGCGAAAGAAATCCCAAatgtcaa ATATGTCCTCGCAAACGATCTTTCACCGTCTGCATGTGAAGCTATGAGAAGAAATGTAGAGTTCAATGGTGTAGGGGAAGATTCTTTACGCGTCCGCACATCACTGCAGCCAGCGCAAGATGCAGACGGGTCAGCAGAAGAGCGATCTGCTGCCGACACTGTCgaagtcaagaaagagcAGCCTTTAGGAGACGAAGAAAGTAAAGCTGAACCTCAAGAGGTtgtagaagcagaagaaggtgttgaacCTAAAGATCGTGTAGGAAGGAGGCCAGACTGTAGAGGCAGAGTGAAGATCAATGAAGGGGATGCTTG CGCCTTCATGTATTCACATAGATCACCTGTTGGTCCATCTTCCAGAGTAGATGTAGTGGACTTAGATCCATATGGAACGGCCGCTCCTTTCATTGACGCTGCTTTGGGATGTATCTCAGATGGAG GTCTGCTCGCTATCACATGTACAGATTTAGCTGTTCTTGCAGGACAACAATATCCCGAaaaatg TTATTCAAACTATGGAGGAGTCAACGTTCACGCTGAATACACCCATGAAGCTGCTCTTCGATTAGTCTTACACTCAATAGCAACTTGCGCAGCTCGATATGGTCGATATATCACTCCTTTATTATCATTCTCTATCGATTTCTACGTTAGATTGTTTATCAGGGTTGATACTAGACCTGAACAAGTAAAACGTTTAGCAAG TAACACAGGGGTAGTTTATACGTGCAATTTCTGTGAAACACCTGTGATTCAACCTTTCGGTAGAATAATAGAGAAAGAGTCTGGTAAAGGTGTTAAGATGAATTCATTCAAAACCCACGCGGGACCAACTGCAACTGATGGTTCGCATTGTGTGGAATGTGGTGGTACAATGCAT CTCGGTGGACCACTTTGGCTTGGACCCATACAAGATCCCATTTTCGCTAAGAgagtgatgaatgatatttcttcACAAGAAAAAGAGTACAAGACTTATTCGAGGATGTTGGGCATGTTGTCCCTCGCAGCTCAG GAACTTCCTGatccctttttcttcactgCTAATAGAATAGGAAAGAGTGTACATATGTCTTCCATACCCCTAACGAAAATACT ATCTGCATTGCTAAATGGTGGATATAAAATCTCAAGATCACATGCACAAGCAGGTGCAATCAAGACAAATGCCCCTAGATCATTCATCTACGATATAATGAGAGAACAAGCTAAAGTGACACCGATAAGGATAGATAAGATCTCAGAGGGGTCACCAGCCAGAAAACTGATCAGCAAACCTATGAC ACACACAATCGATTTTACACCTCATCCAGATGCGTCTCTCgaaagaacaggaaaagaGACCTTCTACCAAATTAATCCATTACCTAATTGGGGTCCCGCACCTAAAGCTAAAAGTATACAAGTGACAGTGACGGATAATGAAGGTAAACGAAAAGTGCAAGAGATTGAAGTAgcggaaggagaagaagtcgaagtcAGTGTTAAAAGAACAAAAACAGGAAATGAGAGTGCAGAGGCCATTGATGTAGATTTACAggcagaagagaaagtggacGGAGGGAAGAttcaaaaggaagaagagatgatgaatgtcTAA
- a CDS encoding cytosolic Fe-S cluster assembly factor CFD1 yields the protein MSDNIETPVSRRLASVKNIVIVLSGKGGVGKSSSSVQLALSLLSLSPTTRVGLLDLDITGPSLPRMVGLDIPEATVHQSSAGWVPVYVDQGRRLGVMSIGFLLKDRGDSVVWRGPKKDGMIRQFLSEVRWGELDYLVVDTPPGTSDEHISLLTHLHPLFTPNISRPTTPTSILITTPQTTALNDTIKSLSFTRKLQLPVMGLVENMSGYVCPCCGEISDTFGKGGGEQMAKNQQINFLGKVPIDTVLVKLLDSVSKGELIGQGAIDAKIEAEAQADETATVIGEGSGPKDNTTREGDKETSITGGQVLTPAEEFPLLDRYNETASSQVWKGITDKLVSQIDERRSSIRQKLQTN from the exons ATGTCGGATAACATCGAAACTCCCGTGTCCCGCCGTCTGGCATCGGTGAAGAATATCGTTATAGTACTTTCTGGTAAAG GTGGAGTTGGTAAATCCTCCTCATCAGTCCAACTCGCATTATCGCtactttccctttcacctACCACACGAGTCGGACTGTTAGATTTGGATATTACAGGACCGTCATTACCTCGAATGGTCGGATTAGATATCCCCGAAGCTACCGTACATCAATCTTCGGCAGGATGGGTACCTGTATATGTCGATCAAGGGAGAAGATTAGGTGTTATGAGTATTGGTTTTTTATTGAAAGATAGAGGTGATAGTGTAGTTTGGAGAGGTCctaagaaagatggaatgataaGACAATTCTTAAGTGAAGTCAGATGGGGTGAATTAGATTATTTAGTTGTCGATACTCCTCCAG GAACATCCGATGAACATATATCATTATTAACGCATCTACATCCATTATTCACACCAAACATCAGTCGGCCTACCACTCCCACAAGTATATTGATAACTACACCTCAGACTACAGCTTTGAACGATACTATTAAATCATTATCTTTCACTCGTAAATTACAATTACCAGTCATGGGATTAGTTGAAAATATGTCAGGATACGTTTGTCCTTGTTGTGGTGAAATAAGTGATACAttcggtaaaggtggtgGAGAACAAATGGCCaaaaatcaacaaatcaatTTCTTGGGTAAAGTACCAATTGATACAGTATTAGTTAAATTACTAGATAGTGTTAGTAAAGGGGAATTGATCGGTCAAGGTGCTATCGATGCGAAAAtagaagctgaagctcaGGCTGATGAAACTGCAACTGTAATTGGAGAAGGTTCCGGTCCGAAGGATAACACAACAAGGGAAGGAGACAAGGAAACATCGATCACTGGCGGTCAGGTCCTTACACCTGCGGAAGAATTCCCCTTATTAGATAGGTACAACGAGACTGCAAGTTCACAAGTATGGAAAGGAATTACAGATAAATTAGTCTCACAGATCGATGAGAGGAGAAGTTCAATAAGGCAGAAATTACAAACCAATTGA